The Cloeon dipterum chromosome 3, ieCloDipt1.1, whole genome shotgun sequence genome includes a region encoding these proteins:
- the LOC135940067 gene encoding uncharacterized protein LOC135940067, whose product MVRTCLLLILLVNSGFALHCHTCNSQTDRDCTTDHLHVRNDASLAKSCEQSFRETLNSVRSMYPGQTSLDVESLIKYQKSSENCVRFSLSKEGANKTVHFFGCSVLGGRETCTSLQRAMGRLHFHGCHLCAGDMCNHAALPLISAYLAAGLALLAAAFA is encoded by the exons ATGGTCAGAACGTGCCTCTTGCTCATTCTCCTCGTCAATTCAg GTTTCGCTCTGCACTGCCACACGTGCAATTCGCAAACGGACAGAGACTGCACTACGGACCACCTTCATGTGAGGAATGACGCAAGCCTAGCTAAAAGCTGCGAGCAGTCGTTCAGGGAAACGCTGAACTCTGTCAGGAGCATGTACCCAGGCCAAACCTCGCTGGACGTCGAATCACTTATCAAGTACCAAAAGTCAAGCGAAAATTGTGTCCGATTCAGCCTCTCCA AGGAAGGAGCGAACAAGACCGTGCATTTCTTCGGTTGCTCGGTGCTGGGCGGCAGGGAAACCTGCACAAGCCTGCAAAGGGCGATGGGCCGGCTCCACTTCCACGGGTGCCACCTGTGCGCCGGTGACATGTGCAACCACGCCGCCCTGCCGCTCATCTCTGCTTACCTGGCGGCTGGACTGGCCCTCCTCGCAGCAGCCTTCGCTTGA
- the LOC135939627 gene encoding uncharacterized protein LOC135939627, with protein MAVSSALFSLTVALSLLLNSALALECHTCNSEEDVGCGLERFKPQFPTDDYAECDASSRRTLQELHSLVLPQLQPSEQPTNLPQQHQACLKFKVTSKNSTHQVTFRGCSKQSCSGMQQLLLGASDARLEGCHECSNKNLCNAAPAAIRLSSALVAPLLALFSARRPI; from the exons ATGGCCGTCTCAAGCGCACTATTTTCCCTCACGGTGGCCCTATCCCTCTTGCTGAATTCAG CGCTAGCGCTGGAGTGCCACACGTGTAACTCAGAGGAGGACGTGGGCTGTGGCCTCGAGCGCTTCAAGCCGCAATTCCCCACGGATGACTACGCCGAGTGTGACGCCTCGTCACGACGCACCCTCCAGGAGCTGCACTCGCTTGTCTTGCCGCAACTCCAACCTTCCGAGCAACCAACCAACCTGCCGCAACAGCACCAGGCCTGCCTCAAGTTCAAAGTCACTT CTAAGAATTCGACGCATCAGGTTACCTTTCGTGGTTGCTCCAAGCAGAGCTGCTCTGGTATGCAGCAGTTGTTACTCGGTGCGTCCGACGCCAGGCTCGAGGGCTGCCACGAGTGCTCAAACAAAAACCTATGCAACGCCGCTCCCGCAGCAATCAGACTCTCGTCGGCCCTGGTCGCGCCCCTCCTCGCCCTTTTCTCCGCACGACGACCAATTTGA